One window of Tachysurus vachellii isolate PV-2020 chromosome 21, HZAU_Pvac_v1, whole genome shotgun sequence genomic DNA carries:
- the LOC132863902 gene encoding putative nuclease HARBI1 has product MSSSPSLATEDSVTSKRSSIGLQMVCNADCVISNVVAKWPGSVHDARIFRASEIYQRLSQGEFSGVLLGDRVYGCQPFLLTPFTDPQEAQQTYNHARARTRARVDMTFGLLKARFHCLHKLRVSPVRACDITVAYAVLHNVACLRKMRGPRVPPAMDWDNPAIFPDDDSGRLLRDQYVLNYFS; this is encoded by the exons ATGTCTTCATCCCCTTCCCTGGCCACAGAAGACTCTGTGACATCAAAGAGGAGTTCTATAGGATTGCAG ATGGTCTGCAATGCTGACTGTGTGATCAGCAATGTTGTGGCAAAATGGCCTGGCTCAGTCCATGACGCCAGAATCTTTCGGGCCTCTGAAATCTATCAGCGCCTATCACAAG GTGAATTCTCTGGTGTGTTGCTGGGAGACAGGGTGTATGGCTGCCAGCCTtttctcctgacacctttcacaGACCCCCAGGAAGCACAGCAGACCTACAACCATGCCAGGGCCAGGACTAGGGCCAGAGTTGACATGACCTTTGGCCTCCTGAAGGCACGCTTTCACTGCCTTCACAAATTAAGGGTCAGCCCTGTGAGGGcatgtgacattactgtggcTTATGCTGTCCTCCACAATGTGGCTTGCCTGAGGAAGATGAGGGGCCCCAGAGTGCCACCAGCCATGGACTGGGACAATCCGGCAATCTTCCCTGATGACGACAGTGGTCGGCTGCTGAGGGACCAAtatgtgttgaattattttagttag